One Pleurocapsa sp. PCC 7327 DNA segment encodes these proteins:
- a CDS encoding two-component system response regulator codes for MSTLVSSEQAKILVVDDHRYSRMAAVDLLSLDGYKVLEADDSRDVVKVVLDNKPDLILLDVIMPHTDGFEICERLKQDERTCSIPVIFITASDDRNWRVKGREVGGDDFLAKPLDRLELLTKVKLLIQQKRLNEGLDQTEQLLFSIASAIENRSTKDGRTFAKLENLAQSFGEYLELSATEISDLIFAARLHDIGTVCIPDAVLLKKGELTAEERELIEQHVLVGEKICQPMQNRRGVLPIIRHHHERWDGSGYPDGLSGEEIPWLAQVFQILDIYVALTSDRPYKQALTPDEAIAVIAEETEKGWRNPELVNQFTAFIQATATTS; via the coding sequence GTGAGTACTCTAGTTAGTTCCGAGCAAGCTAAAATCCTAGTCGTTGACGATCACCGCTACAGCCGGATGGCAGCCGTCGATCTGCTATCGCTAGATGGCTACAAAGTCCTAGAAGCCGATGATAGCAGAGATGTCGTGAAAGTCGTCCTCGACAACAAGCCAGATTTAATCTTGCTAGATGTTATCATGCCTCACACAGATGGCTTTGAAATCTGCGAGCGCTTGAAACAGGATGAAAGAACTTGCTCGATCCCAGTAATTTTTATCACTGCCTCCGACGATAGAAACTGGCGAGTCAAAGGTCGCGAAGTTGGCGGCGATGATTTCCTAGCCAAACCCCTCGATCGCCTCGAACTATTAACCAAAGTTAAATTGTTGATCCAGCAAAAACGCCTCAATGAAGGCTTAGATCAAACCGAACAGCTTTTATTTTCCATTGCCAGCGCGATTGAAAATCGTTCTACAAAGGATGGAAGAACGTTTGCCAAACTGGAGAACTTAGCCCAATCCTTTGGAGAATACCTGGAACTTTCAGCTACAGAAATTAGCGATCTGATCTTTGCCGCACGCCTGCACGATATCGGTACTGTCTGCATTCCCGATGCAGTTTTGCTTAAAAAAGGCGAACTCACGGCAGAAGAGCGCGAACTGATCGAGCAACACGTTTTAGTTGGAGAAAAAATTTGTCAGCCCATGCAAAACCGACGGGGAGTATTGCCCATTATCCGCCATCACCACGAACGGTGGGACGGTAGCGGCTACCCCGATGGCTTGTCAGGAGAAGAGATTCCTTGGCTAGCACAGGTGTTTCAAATTCTCGATATTTACGTTGCCCTCACGAGCGATCGACCCTACAAACAAGCCCTGACCCCCGACGAAGCGATCGCAGTCATTGCCGAAGAAACTGAGAAAGGTTGGCGCAACCCCGAACTGGTCAACCAGTTTACCGCCTTTATCCAAGCAACTGCAACAACGTCGTAG
- the glmU gene encoding bifunctional UDP-N-acetylglucosamine diphosphorylase/glucosamine-1-phosphate N-acetyltransferase GlmU has product MVAVAILAAGRGTRMKSNLPKVLHSLGGRSLLERTLDSCRLLNPQRRIAIVGYQAERVKEALQHQQGLEFVEQTEQLGTGHAVRQLLPHLAGFTGDLLVLNGDVPLLRPETLQRLLQIHKTHQNAATLLTAHLPNPKGYGRVFCDGNNIVTQIVEDRDCTAAQKQNHRINGGIYCFNWQKLAETLPKLSANNQQQEYYLTEAIAYLHPVMAVDVEDYLEISGINDRKQLAEAYQILQTRIKDYWMAAGVTLIDPDSITIDDTVILHPDTIVEPQTHLRGNTEIGSGCRIGPGSLIENSQIGENVTVMYSVVSNSHVEAGCRIGPYTHLRGEVRIGESCRIGNFVEIKKATIGNKTNVAHLSYIGDATLGDRVNVGAGTITANYDGVKKHHTHIGSGTKTGANSVFIAPVTIGEDVTVAAGSVITKNVPNEALAIARENQKIIEGWHKIKTDMGNRKA; this is encoded by the coding sequence ATGGTAGCGGTAGCAATTTTAGCGGCTGGGCGCGGAACCCGGATGAAATCAAATCTGCCCAAGGTTTTACATTCTCTAGGCGGGCGATCGCTGCTTGAGAGAACCCTCGATAGTTGCCGACTGCTAAACCCGCAACGGCGGATCGCGATCGTTGGCTACCAAGCAGAACGAGTAAAAGAAGCACTTCAACACCAACAAGGATTAGAATTTGTCGAACAAACCGAACAATTAGGAACCGGACACGCAGTTCGGCAACTACTGCCCCATTTAGCAGGATTTACGGGAGATTTGCTCGTTCTGAATGGGGACGTTCCCCTCCTGCGACCGGAAACTCTCCAACGACTCTTACAAATTCATAAAACCCATCAAAATGCCGCAACGCTTTTAACCGCCCATTTGCCGAATCCTAAAGGCTATGGGCGCGTTTTTTGCGACGGGAACAATATCGTCACGCAAATTGTTGAAGACCGAGATTGTACTGCCGCCCAAAAGCAAAATCACCGCATTAATGGAGGAATTTATTGCTTTAATTGGCAAAAACTCGCAGAAACTCTGCCCAAACTTAGCGCCAACAATCAGCAACAAGAATACTATCTCACCGAGGCGATCGCTTATCTTCATCCAGTCATGGCAGTAGATGTAGAAGATTATCTAGAAATTAGCGGCATTAACGATCGCAAACAACTAGCAGAAGCCTATCAAATTCTGCAAACCCGCATTAAAGATTACTGGATGGCAGCAGGCGTGACGTTAATTGACCCCGATAGCATTACCATCGATGATACGGTAATCCTGCACCCAGATACCATCGTAGAACCGCAGACTCACTTACGTGGAAATACCGAGATTGGTTCGGGCTGCCGCATCGGTCCCGGTAGTTTGATAGAAAATAGTCAGATTGGCGAAAACGTGACGGTAATGTATTCCGTAGTGAGTAATAGTCATGTAGAAGCTGGTTGCCGCATCGGGCCCTATACTCATTTACGGGGCGAAGTCAGGATAGGGGAGTCTTGCCGCATTGGCAATTTTGTGGAAATCAAGAAAGCCACGATTGGAAATAAAACCAATGTGGCTCACCTATCTTATATCGGAGATGCCACACTCGGCGATCGCGTTAATGTCGGTGCCGGAACGATTACCGCTAACTATGACGGCGTGAAGAAACATCACACCCACATCGGCAGCGGTACTAAAACCGGAGCCAATAGCGTTTTCATTGCTCCCGTTACTATTGGAGAAGACGTAACTGTGGCGGCGGGTTCGGTGATTACCAAAAATGTCCCCAACGAAGCTCTCGCGATCGCTAGAGAAAACCAGAAAATCATCGAAGGATGGCATAAGATAAAAACCGATATGGGAAATCGTAAGGCATAA
- a CDS encoding secretin N-terminal domain-containing protein — translation MKSYYYPLMIGGAAIMLLAARSAQAATEKENNSSKNATGLKQEILVEAANYFEKLEQFSQDKSVQKNKAIDKKTGTKKEPAFSKQIDKISLTSFSKSSDFDSLLTSKSPQWLAQTPTLPAPNPSSAPMVPQPQVTIQESGSSNPGNTNQAQGMPSTSSPAPMVPQPQITIQDNGNTNTGVNVNIDPNANAPTDILQPTTPVVPVLPRAVAPPVGDIAISNIDPSADLIDLGTDVLVPRLVLRQAPAREVLAVLARYAGLNLVFTDGIQSGGQGQEQAQTAAEPTVSLDLENESVQEVFNSVLLVSGLNANRRGRTIFVGSNLPHEARNLISRTLRLNQASVVNAGTVLASQGASFQRVVTPVEEVVDPVTQRVVRRVERPAEIQPIKVGEEAGVGSPLLLAGLTVTADDRLNALTLTGDPRQVEVATSMLTQLDARRRQVAVNVKVVDVNLSNTENFGSSFSFGIDDTFFIQDQGAATLRFGTSSPATSADINSATGRIANPPVIPNPAADANTFLDLQNTTPIPGTVPGTIIFNQRPGAPQPFQRIPPGTGDFFNRRAGVSGNPFEAGFTDFTLATDNTLTIAPDGTVSFTPGELGTATAGLASLFQYPKRFLAQLNAQITSGNAKILTDPTLVVQEGQEATVRLTEKVLESVNTQVDPLSGVRTTTPVLADAGLTLTVNIERIDDNGFVNLSVSPTVAAPGNSVEFDSGNGTVNTLTLLNRRELSSGLIRLRDGQTLIVSGIIQDSDRTIVSKVPILGDIPILGALFRSTDNIKERAEVIIMLTPQIIDDNPRSQFGYNYNPSPAASEILQDQGFDVQTNPNRDRQEEKQKEGEEQPNRRQNRRQDR, via the coding sequence GTGAAAAGTTATTATTATCCGCTAATGATTGGTGGAGCAGCTATCATGCTCCTAGCAGCGCGATCGGCACAAGCAGCGACGGAAAAAGAAAATAACTCTAGCAAAAACGCTACCGGACTCAAACAAGAAATACTTGTAGAAGCCGCTAATTATTTTGAGAAGTTAGAGCAGTTTTCTCAGGATAAATCTGTCCAAAAAAACAAAGCAATTGACAAAAAAACTGGCACAAAAAAAGAACCAGCGTTTTCCAAACAGATAGACAAAATTTCCCTCACTTCTTTTTCTAAAAGCAGTGACTTCGATAGTCTTTTAACGAGCAAATCACCACAATGGCTCGCCCAGACACCAACTCTTCCAGCTCCCAATCCCTCTTCTGCTCCAATGGTGCCGCAACCGCAAGTCACTATCCAGGAAAGCGGTAGTTCTAATCCAGGGAATACCAATCAGGCACAAGGTATGCCTTCTACTTCCTCTCCTGCGCCAATGGTTCCGCAACCACAAATTACGATTCAGGACAATGGGAATACCAATACAGGGGTAAACGTAAATATAGACCCGAACGCCAATGCACCCACAGACATACTTCAACCCACCACACCAGTAGTTCCCGTCCTGCCTCGTGCGGTAGCGCCTCCAGTAGGAGACATAGCGATCTCAAATATCGATCCTTCGGCAGATTTAATCGATCTGGGAACAGACGTACTCGTTCCCCGTCTAGTTCTGCGACAAGCCCCCGCACGAGAAGTATTGGCTGTATTAGCTCGCTATGCAGGTTTGAATCTTGTCTTTACAGACGGAATACAATCAGGTGGACAGGGACAAGAACAGGCACAAACGGCAGCAGAGCCAACGGTTTCTTTAGACTTGGAAAACGAGTCAGTACAAGAAGTCTTTAATTCGGTGCTATTAGTCTCTGGGTTAAACGCTAATCGTCGAGGACGAACGATCTTTGTCGGTTCAAACTTACCTCATGAAGCACGTAATTTAATTAGTCGAACGCTGCGTCTCAATCAAGCCAGCGTCGTCAATGCAGGAACTGTCTTGGCATCTCAAGGGGCTAGCTTTCAGCGCGTCGTTACCCCAGTTGAAGAAGTTGTCGATCCAGTCACCCAAAGGGTTGTTCGTCGAGTCGAGAGACCCGCAGAAATTCAGCCTATTAAAGTAGGGGAAGAAGCAGGGGTAGGCTCGCCCTTGTTGTTAGCGGGACTGACGGTGACGGCTGACGATCGCCTAAATGCACTCACTTTGACTGGCGATCCGCGTCAAGTTGAAGTAGCTACTTCGATGCTAACTCAGCTAGATGCTCGCCGCCGTCAAGTCGCCGTCAATGTCAAGGTGGTAGACGTTAACTTAAGCAATACAGAAAACTTTGGTAGTAGTTTTTCCTTCGGCATAGATGACACCTTCTTTATCCAAGATCAAGGTGCAGCAACCTTGAGATTTGGCACCAGCAGTCCGGCTACTTCAGCAGATATCAATAGCGCAACTGGACGTATAGCCAATCCTCCCGTCATTCCCAATCCCGCCGCAGATGCTAATACTTTCCTTGATTTGCAAAACACCACACCTATTCCTGGCACTGTTCCAGGAACAATAATTTTCAATCAACGCCCTGGTGCTCCTCAACCTTTTCAAAGAATTCCACCTGGAACTGGAGACTTTTTTAATAGAAGAGCTGGTGTTTCTGGCAATCCTTTTGAGGCAGGTTTTACAGACTTTACCCTAGCTACAGATAATACCCTTACAATTGCTCCAGATGGGACAGTATCCTTCACGCCAGGAGAGCTAGGGACGGCAACCGCAGGGCTAGCAAGCTTATTCCAGTATCCTAAAAGATTCCTGGCACAGTTAAATGCCCAGATTACTAGCGGGAACGCCAAGATTTTAACCGATCCTACGTTGGTCGTCCAAGAAGGACAAGAAGCGACGGTTAGACTAACGGAAAAGGTTTTGGAAAGTGTCAATACTCAAGTCGATCCGCTTAGTGGCGTGAGGACGACTACTCCTGTTTTGGCTGATGCCGGATTAACCCTTACAGTTAATATTGAAAGAATTGACGATAACGGTTTCGTTAACTTGTCGGTTAGTCCTACTGTCGCTGCTCCTGGCAATTCAGTAGAGTTCGATAGTGGTAACGGAACGGTAAACACTCTTACCTTACTAAATCGTCGGGAACTTAGCTCTGGACTGATTCGATTGCGGGATGGTCAAACCCTGATCGTGTCAGGTATCATTCAGGACAGCGATCGCACGATTGTTAGCAAAGTGCCGATTTTAGGAGATATCCCCATTCTCGGCGCTCTCTTTAGAAGCACTGATAACATCAAGGAACGGGCTGAAGTTATTATTATGCTGACTCCTCAGATTATCGATGATAATCCTCGATCGCAGTTTGGCTATAACTACAATCCCAGCCCAGCAGCCTCGGAAATTCTGCAAGATCAAGGATTTGACGTTCAAACCAATCCGAATCGCGATCGTCAAGAAGAAAAGCAAAAAGAGGGTGAAGAGCAGCCCAATCGTCGTCAAAATCGACGGCAAGACCGATAG
- a CDS encoding PilN domain-containing protein codes for MYSLDINFLKDRKVEEDAKKTTLIESPGFSLGKNLPMLIGAGVMILLPAATGSLLWVINAQTASTQQRIQELEGQIAQLTAQNQRIQEVEKQVSSVNEETQALVSVFNQIKPWSAVLQDIRDRTPAGVQIESIEQEAAAAPQGGSATPGIQLTLTGIARSYDDANDLVLSLQQSNFLKAQKTVLTNAELVDAPVQDIKEEDRQEISRIIQQGKVPGLPKNTSVTSVKDLYVFPKVIKYQIKTELGDIPASKLMPELARKGAIGLVTRIRTLEQKGAIQP; via the coding sequence ATGTATAGCTTAGATATTAATTTCCTCAAGGATCGCAAAGTCGAGGAGGACGCTAAAAAGACTACTCTAATTGAATCTCCCGGATTTTCGCTAGGGAAAAATTTGCCGATGCTGATTGGTGCGGGAGTGATGATTCTCCTCCCTGCAGCTACTGGCAGTTTGTTGTGGGTCATCAACGCGCAAACCGCAAGTACGCAACAGCGCATCCAAGAACTGGAAGGTCAAATCGCTCAGCTCACCGCGCAAAACCAGAGGATTCAGGAGGTAGAAAAACAAGTTAGCTCCGTCAACGAAGAGACGCAAGCGCTGGTGAGCGTTTTTAATCAAATTAAGCCTTGGTCTGCCGTTTTGCAAGACATTCGCGATCGCACGCCGGCAGGAGTACAAATTGAATCGATCGAACAGGAGGCAGCGGCAGCACCTCAAGGCGGTTCGGCGACACCTGGGATACAGTTAACCCTCACGGGTATCGCTCGCTCCTACGATGACGCGAACGATTTAGTTCTCTCCTTGCAGCAATCTAACTTTTTGAAAGCTCAGAAAACTGTTTTAACTAACGCCGAGCTAGTAGATGCACCCGTTCAAGACATCAAGGAAGAAGATCGCCAAGAAATATCCAGAATCATCCAGCAGGGTAAGGTTCCCGGTCTTCCCAAAAATACAAGCGTGACAAGCGTCAAAGATCTGTACGTGTTTCCCAAAGTCATCAAGTATCAGATAAAGACGGAGCTAGGCGATATTCCGGCTTCTAAGTTAATGCCGGAGCTAGCTCGCAAAGGAGCTATAGGACTGGTAACTCGGATTAGAACATTGGAGCAAAAAGGAGCCATTCAACCATGA
- the pilM gene encoding type IV pilus assembly protein PilM, translating to MLERLKSLLPTKSTGFGLEITPERINLAQLSKQGQTYKLVKYCSSEIPEGVFEEGKIVDSLTLAERIQELLKEYKIKAKRVATAVPMREAIIRLLPLPAELDEQELRDLVLNHEASLYLPFPREEVDLDYQKLGYFEDEDGIEKVQVLLVATRREVTDSYIETFKQAGLEVDVLEINSFALIRTIREQLRQFGSKEAAVLVDIEFDSTEIAIVVDGVPQFSRTVPIGTFQMQTALARAMNLPPSRDPEILRDITIPNTPFDSLSTQGIAVNPGMSALLRIVSELTDELRRSINFYLNQSEGLEVVQLLLAGPGGAIGQLDEFFTQRLSVPTMQIDPVSALSLQIDREIPAIARPGLGTVLGLGLREV from the coding sequence ATGCTGGAGCGTTTAAAAAGTCTTCTACCAACCAAAAGTACGGGGTTTGGGTTAGAAATCACTCCTGAGAGGATTAACTTAGCACAACTAAGCAAACAAGGGCAAACGTACAAACTCGTTAAATATTGTTCTTCGGAAATCCCCGAAGGCGTATTTGAAGAGGGCAAAATTGTTGACTCGCTAACCTTAGCCGAACGCATTCAAGAACTGCTCAAAGAATACAAAATTAAAGCAAAGCGGGTAGCAACGGCAGTGCCGATGCGAGAAGCGATTATTCGCCTTCTTCCCCTACCAGCAGAACTAGACGAGCAAGAATTGCGGGATTTGGTTTTGAACCACGAAGCGAGTTTATATTTGCCTTTTCCCCGCGAGGAAGTGGATCTCGACTATCAAAAGTTAGGCTATTTTGAAGACGAAGATGGCATCGAAAAAGTCCAAGTCCTATTGGTAGCCACCCGGCGAGAGGTGACTGACTCTTATATAGAGACTTTCAAACAAGCTGGATTGGAAGTAGATGTCTTAGAAATCAATAGCTTTGCCTTAATTCGCACGATTAGGGAGCAACTGAGGCAATTTGGCTCGAAAGAAGCTGCCGTCCTCGTCGATATCGAATTCGACAGTACGGAAATTGCCATTGTCGTCGATGGGGTTCCTCAATTTTCTCGAACAGTGCCCATTGGAACATTTCAAATGCAGACGGCTTTGGCTCGCGCCATGAATTTACCGCCGTCGAGAGATCCTGAAATTCTCAGAGATATTACCATTCCCAACACGCCCTTCGACAGTCTGAGCACTCAAGGGATAGCCGTAAATCCGGGGATGAGCGCTTTGCTGAGAATTGTCAGCGAACTGACAGACGAACTGCGTCGCTCGATTAATTTCTATTTAAATCAGAGCGAGGGATTGGAAGTCGTTCAACTCCTCCTGGCAGGTCCCGGCGGCGCTATCGGACAACTAGATGAATTTTTTACGCAGCGCTTGAGCGTTCCGACCATGCAAATCGATCCAGTGTCAGCACTATCATTACAAATCGATCGCGAAATTCCTGCAATCGCGCGACCGGGATTGGGAACTGTTCTGGGTTTAGGACTTCGAGAGGTTTAA
- a CDS encoding sugar ABC transporter substrate-binding protein: MSKIVRLRNVCLWALLGLLLSWLLSCQSNPSSSQEIEFWTMQLQPQFTQYFNELIATFEKENQGVKVRWVDVPWEAMENKILSAVSAKTAPDVVNLNPNFASQLATQDAWLDLNKQLTTENKQQYLPKIWQASTINNISFGIPWYLTTRVTIYNKDLLAKAGISEPPKTYEELAKVAAQVKEKTGKYAFFITFVPGDSAEVLESLVQMGVKLVDEKGKAAFDTPEGVAAFKYWVDLYQKELLPPEVLTQGHRYAAELYQAGETALLASGAESFQTIENNAPNIAQVSAASPQISGKTGKKNVAVMNLTIPRDTDKPEQAVKFALFVTNSANQLAFAKAANVLPSTEEAVKEYIKELDKGGNAIPIEQARRVSATQLKDAEILVPAMKNLNQLQKAIYENLQAAMLKEKTVEQAVKDAAQAWNSR; encoded by the coding sequence ATGAGTAAAATTGTCAGGTTAAGAAATGTATGCCTGTGGGCGCTGCTGGGTTTGTTATTAAGCTGGCTGCTGAGTTGTCAGTCCAATCCCTCATCGAGCCAGGAAATAGAATTTTGGACGATGCAGCTACAGCCCCAATTCACTCAGTATTTCAACGAGCTAATCGCTACGTTTGAGAAAGAAAATCAAGGAGTCAAGGTACGCTGGGTAGACGTACCTTGGGAGGCAATGGAAAATAAAATTCTGAGTGCCGTTTCTGCTAAAACCGCACCGGATGTAGTCAACCTCAACCCAAATTTTGCTTCCCAGTTAGCGACGCAGGATGCTTGGCTAGACTTAAACAAACAGTTAACGACTGAAAACAAACAACAGTATTTACCTAAGATTTGGCAAGCCAGTACGATTAACAATATTAGTTTTGGCATTCCCTGGTATCTGACCACGCGAGTTACGATTTATAACAAAGATTTATTAGCTAAAGCCGGAATTAGCGAACCGCCAAAAACTTATGAAGAACTGGCAAAAGTAGCGGCACAAGTTAAAGAAAAGACGGGCAAATACGCTTTTTTTATTACCTTCGTCCCCGGCGATTCTGCTGAAGTATTAGAGTCCCTGGTACAGATGGGAGTCAAATTGGTTGATGAAAAAGGGAAAGCCGCCTTTGATACGCCAGAGGGCGTAGCAGCATTTAAATACTGGGTAGATTTATATCAAAAAGAACTTCTACCGCCAGAAGTCCTTACCCAAGGACATCGCTATGCCGCAGAATTATATCAGGCAGGCGAGACGGCATTATTAGCTTCTGGGGCAGAATCTTTCCAGACGATAGAGAATAATGCGCCAAACATTGCCCAAGTCTCCGCCGCTTCCCCTCAAATTTCGGGGAAAACGGGCAAGAAAAATGTAGCGGTGATGAATTTGACAATTCCTCGCGATACCGATAAACCAGAGCAAGCGGTTAAATTTGCCTTATTTGTGACCAATAGCGCCAATCAGCTAGCCTTTGCTAAGGCAGCTAACGTTTTGCCTTCGACGGAGGAGGCGGTAAAGGAATATATTAAGGAATTGGACAAAGGGGGCAATGCGATTCCAATCGAACAAGCGCGAAGAGTTAGCGCCACTCAGCTTAAAGATGCCGAGATATTAGTCCCAGCCATGAAAAACCTCAACCAACTGCAAAAAGCAATCTATGAAAATTTGCAGGCAGCCATGTTGAAGGAAAAAACGGTAGAACAAGCTGTCAAAGATGCTGCCCAGGCATGGAATAGCAGATAA
- the dxs gene encoding 1-deoxy-D-xylulose-5-phosphate synthase has translation MHISEITHPNQLHGLSIRQLEDIARQIREKHLQTIAASGGHLGPGLGVVELTLALYQTLDLDRDKVIWDVGHQAYPHKMLTGRYHRFHTLRQKDGIAGYLKRCESKFDHFGAGHASTSISAALGMALARDAKGEDFKVVAIIGDGALTGGMALEAINHAGHLPHTNLMVVLNDNEMSISPNVGAISRYLNKVRLSDPIQFISDNLEEQFKHLPFFGESLTPEMERLKEGMKRLAVPKVGAVIEELGFTYFGPIDGHNLSELISTFKQAHKVPGPVFVHVATVKGKGYEVAEKDQVGYHAQNPFNLATGKPIPSSKPKPPAYSKVFGHTLTRLAENNPKIIGITAAMATGTGLDKLHAKLPKQYIDVGIAEQHAVTLAAGLACEGMRPVVAIYSTFLQRAYDQVIHDVCIQNLPVFFCMDRAGIVGADGPTHQGLYDIAYLRCIPNMVAMAPKDEAELQRMVVTGINYTDGPIAMRYPRGNGIGVPLMEEGWEPLPIGKGEILRNGDDVLLLGYGTMVNTAMQVAEILSEHGVEATVINARFVKPLDTELILPLAQRIGKVVTLEEGCLMGGFGSAVAEALQDNKILVPVKRFGVPDKLVDHAKPDESLVDLGLTGSQIAEQVLGAFFSNKLPSVVS, from the coding sequence ATGCATATAAGTGAAATTACTCATCCGAACCAGTTGCACGGCTTGTCAATTCGCCAACTAGAGGATATTGCCCGTCAAATTCGAGAAAAACATTTACAAACTATTGCAGCTAGCGGCGGACACCTTGGACCTGGACTAGGAGTTGTCGAACTGACCCTTGCTTTGTATCAAACCCTCGACCTCGACCGAGATAAAGTTATTTGGGACGTAGGACACCAGGCCTATCCCCACAAAATGCTAACGGGACGCTATCACCGCTTCCACACGCTGCGTCAAAAGGACGGTATTGCAGGCTATCTCAAGCGCTGCGAAAGCAAATTCGACCACTTTGGGGCAGGACATGCTTCTACTAGCATTTCTGCGGCTTTAGGGATGGCACTAGCGCGGGATGCTAAAGGGGAAGACTTTAAAGTTGTAGCTATCATTGGCGATGGGGCACTGACTGGCGGGATGGCATTGGAAGCCATCAACCATGCCGGACATTTGCCCCACACTAACCTGATGGTCGTATTAAACGACAATGAAATGTCAATTTCTCCTAATGTAGGAGCGATTTCTCGCTATCTTAATAAAGTTCGTCTCAGCGACCCCATTCAGTTCATTTCCGACAATTTAGAAGAACAATTTAAGCATCTGCCTTTCTTCGGCGAATCTCTCACCCCCGAAATGGAACGCCTCAAAGAAGGAATGAAGCGGCTTGCCGTTCCTAAAGTCGGGGCAGTGATCGAGGAATTGGGATTCACCTATTTCGGCCCGATTGACGGTCACAACCTCTCAGAACTCATCTCTACCTTTAAACAGGCACATAAAGTTCCCGGCCCCGTCTTCGTTCACGTTGCCACAGTGAAAGGGAAAGGCTACGAAGTTGCGGAAAAAGACCAAGTAGGCTACCACGCTCAAAATCCCTTTAATCTTGCCACGGGCAAACCCATTCCCTCCAGCAAACCCAAGCCTCCAGCATACTCCAAAGTTTTTGGTCACACGCTCACCAGGCTAGCCGAAAATAATCCCAAAATTATCGGCATCACGGCAGCAATGGCAACGGGAACGGGGTTAGACAAGCTTCACGCCAAACTTCCCAAGCAATATATTGATGTGGGGATTGCCGAACAACACGCCGTTACTTTAGCAGCCGGCTTGGCTTGCGAAGGTATGCGTCCCGTGGTAGCGATTTACTCTACCTTCCTACAACGCGCCTACGACCAAGTCATTCATGATGTTTGCATCCAAAACCTCCCTGTCTTCTTCTGTATGGATAGGGCGGGGATTGTCGGTGCCGACGGTCCAACTCACCAAGGACTGTACGACATTGCCTATTTGCGCTGTATTCCCAACATGGTCGCAATGGCACCGAAAGACGAAGCCGAACTGCAACGAATGGTGGTGACGGGAATTAACTATACCGACGGTCCCATTGCCATGCGCTATCCTCGCGGTAACGGAATCGGCGTTCCTCTGATGGAAGAAGGCTGGGAACCTTTACCCATTGGCAAAGGCGAAATTCTCCGCAACGGAGACGATGTTTTGCTCTTGGGTTATGGCACGATGGTCAACACTGCCATGCAAGTAGCCGAAATTCTCAGCGAACACGGGGTTGAAGCAACCGTTATCAATGCTCGATTCGTCAAGCCTCTGGATACGGAGTTGATTCTGCCGCTGGCGCAGCGCATTGGCAAGGTCGTTACCCTAGAAGAAGGTTGTCTGATGGGCGGCTTTGGTTCTGCGGTGGCGGAAGCCTTGCAGGATAATAAGATCTTGGTGCCCGTGAAGCGTTTTGGCGTGCCCGATAAGTTAGTAGACCATGCCAAACCAGACGAATCCCTTGTCGATTTGGGATTGACGGGTTCTCAAATTGCCGAACAAGTGCTGGGTGCCTTTTTCAGCAACAAGCTACCTTCGGTTGTTAGTTAG